From Bombyx mori chromosome 10, ASM3026992v2, a single genomic window includes:
- the LOC101737843 gene encoding transmembrane GTPase Marf encodes MAAYVNRTISMMAGDGPHNVSMLNNGSVRVNMQNVDSPLQIFVRAKKKINDIFVEIDDYVKDAVTFMHAVSGENGIATPQDMGNVESYVSKVEAIREVLKRDHMKVAFFGRTSNGKSTVINAMLHDKILPSGIGHTTNCFLQVEGSDTNEAYMRTEGCEEKLNVQSVSQLGHALCATRLQECSLVHVHWPRELCALLRDDVVLVDSPGVDVTPNLDTWIDKYCLDADVFVLVANAESTLMVTEKNFFHKVSTKISQPNIFILNNRWDASASEPEYMEQVRTQHANRCVDFLSRELRVCSPKEAEERIFFISAKEALLTRMRDREKPVSSPILAEGHQVRYFEFVDFERKFEECISQSAVRTKFAQHSRRGKNIAGDVMAALDRVYNIATEQKAAKVEKQRILHEQLSSIEEQLTTITRQMKDKINRMVESVEHKVSLTLSQEIRRLSALVDEYESEFRPERPALEQYKRALHRHVEAGLGSRLKKRLSSDIGNEMDVVQKEMAERMYNILPTNKRAAAANYIIPHQQPFEVLYRLNCDNLCADFNEDLSFRFSYGITALIQRFQGKNTNRIALNNPPQYTQIPASITPVSALPPAPRAALPVLSAEEWGLLSKFALGALTSQGTMGGLLLSGLLLKTVGWRVLAVTGLAYGALYAYERLTWTAKAQERVFKRQYVAHAGKKLRLIVDLTSANCSHQVQQELSTMFARLCRLIDEATTEMDAELSGVRDAIKMLDDASTSAKKLRNKANYLSHELELFEEAFLKHNN; translated from the exons ATGGCGGCGTATGTTAACCGAACGATATCGATGATGGCTGGTGACGGGCCACACAATGTGTCGATGTTGAACAACGGCTCGGTACGTGTGAACATGCAAAATGTTGACTCCCCGCTCCAGATATTCGTCAGagcgaagaagaagataaaCGATATATTTGTGGAGATTGACGATTATGTCAAAGATGCTGTCACTTTTATGCATG CTGTATCGGGTGAGAATGGCATTGCCACACCACAGGATATGGGCAATGTGGAGTCATATGTGTCAAAGGTGGAAGCCATCAGAGAGGTTCTCAAGCGAGATCATATGAAAGTTGCTTTCTTTGGAAG GACAAGCAATGGCAAAAGCACAGTTATAAATGCGATGCTCCATGACAAAATCCTACCGAGCGGGATAGGACACACGACTAACTGCTTCTTGCAAGTTGAAGGTTCTGATACAAACGAAGCCTACATGAGAACGGAAGGCTGCGAGGAGAAACTTAATGTACAG TCCGTAAGCCAATTAGGTCACGCCCTGTGCGCGACTCGTCTGCAAGAGTGCTCGCTGGTGCACGTGCACTGGCCCCGCGAGCTGTGCGCGCTGCTGCGGGACGACGTGGTGCTGGTGGACAGCCCCGGCGTGGACGTGACGCCGAACCTCGACACGTGGATCGACAAGTACTGCCTCGACGCGGACGTGTTCGTGCTCGTGGCCAACGCAGAGTCCACGCTCATGGTCACT GAGAAGAACTTCTTTCACAAAGTATCGACGAAGATATCCCAACCGAATATATTTATACTGAACAATCGCTGGGACGCGTCCGCCTCCGAGCCGGAGTATATGGAGCAG GTACGCACACAACACGCGAACCGCTGCGTCGACTTCTTATCGCGTGAGCTGCGTGTGTGCTCCCCTAAAGAGGCTGAGGAGAGGATCTTCTTCATATCCGCCAAGGAAGCCCTGCTCACCAGGATGCGTGATCGAGAGAAACctgtctctt CTCCGATCCTGGCGGAGGGTCACCAGGTGCGCTACTTCGAGTTCGTGGACTTCGAGCGCAAGTTTGAGGAGTGCATCAGCCAGTCGGCCGTGCGCACCAAGTTCGCGCAGCACTCGCGCCGCGGCAAGAACATCGCTGGGGACGTCATGGCGGCTCTCGACCGG gtGTACAACATAGCAACAGAGCAAAAGGCAGCCAAGGTCGAGAAGCAGAGGATACTGCACGAGCAGCTGTCGTCCATAGAGGAACAGTTGACCACCATCACGAGGCAGATGAAGGACAAGATCAACAGGATGGTTGAGAGCGTGGAGCACAAG GTATCTCTAACCCTGAGTCAAGAGATCCGTCGTCTGTCGGCCCTCGTCGATGAATACGAATCGGAATTCCGTCCGGAGCGACCCGCCCTCGAGCAGTACAAGCGAGCCCTGCACCGGCACGTCGAGGCGGGGCTAGGGTCTAGACTCAAGAAGAGACTATCTTCAGATATAGGAAACGAAATGGACGTAGTTCAAAAGGAGATGGCCG AACGCATGTACAACATCCTCCCCACCAACAAGCGGGCCGCCGCAGCGAACTACATCATACCTCACCAGCAGCCCTTCGAGGTGCTGTACCGGCTGAACTGCGACAACCTCTGCGCCGACTTCAACGAAGACTTGTCGTTCCGCTTCTCGTACGGGATCACGGCTCTCATCCAACGGTTCCAGGGAAAGAATACTAATCGGATCGCTTTGAATAACCCCCCACAGTACACTCAG ATCCCGGCCAGCATCACCCCGGTGTCGGCGTTGccccccgccccccgcgccgcgCTGCCCGTGCTCAGCGCGGAGGAGTGGGGGCTGCTCTCCAAGTTCGCGCTGGGGGCCCTCACGTCGCAGGGGACCATGGGGGGCCTGTTGCTCTCCGGATTG CTGCTGAAGACGGTGGGGTGGCGCGTGCTGGCGGTGACGGGGCTGGCGTACGGCGCGCTGTACGCGTACGAGCGCCTCACGTGGACGGCCAAGGCGCAGGAGCGCGTCTTCAAGCGCCAGTACGTCGCGCACGCCGGCAAGAAGCTGCGCCTCATCGTCGACCTCACCTCCGCCAACTGCAGCCACCAAGTGCAGCA GGAGCTGTCCACGATGTTCGCCCGGCTGTGTCGGCTCATCGACGAGGCCACCACGGAGATGGACGCCGAGCTGTCCGGGGTGCGGGACGCCATCAAGATGCTGGACGACGCCTCCACGTCTGCGAAGAAGCTGCGGAACAAGGCGAACTATCTGTCGCACGAGCTCGAGCTGTTCGAAGAGGCCTTCCTCAAgcacaataattaa